A window of Streptomyces armeniacus contains these coding sequences:
- a CDS encoding carbohydrate ABC transporter permease, with protein sequence MARRAGKQLHGGPVTYGVLAVFTLGSLFPLVWTAIAASRNNARLAETPPPLWFGGNLFDNLATAWNDANMGKALFNTTIVASSIAATTVLFATLAGFAFAKLRFRAKNLLLLLVIGTMMVPPQLSVVPLFMAIAELEWTNHLQAVILPMMVSAFGVFFMRQYLISALPTELIEAARVDGAHSLRVVWHVVFPIARPAMAVLGMLTFVMAWNEFFWPIIALTQENPTVQVALTGLGRGYIPDQSVIMAGALLGTLPLLIAFALFGKQIVGGIMQGAVKG encoded by the coding sequence ATGGCACGACGCGCCGGTAAGCAACTGCACGGCGGTCCGGTCACCTACGGGGTGCTGGCCGTCTTCACCCTCGGCTCGCTCTTCCCGCTGGTGTGGACGGCGATCGCCGCGTCACGCAACAACGCCAGGCTCGCCGAGACTCCGCCGCCGCTGTGGTTCGGCGGCAACCTGTTCGACAACCTGGCGACCGCCTGGAACGACGCCAACATGGGCAAGGCGCTGTTCAACACGACGATCGTGGCGAGTTCGATCGCGGCGACCACGGTCCTCTTCGCCACCCTGGCCGGCTTCGCCTTCGCCAAGCTGCGGTTCCGCGCCAAGAACCTGCTGCTCCTGCTGGTGATCGGCACGATGATGGTGCCGCCGCAGCTGAGCGTGGTGCCGCTGTTCATGGCGATCGCCGAACTGGAGTGGACCAACCACCTGCAGGCGGTCATCCTGCCGATGATGGTGAGCGCCTTCGGGGTGTTCTTCATGCGGCAGTACCTGATCAGCGCGCTGCCCACCGAACTCATCGAGGCGGCACGGGTGGACGGCGCGCACAGCCTGCGGGTCGTCTGGCACGTCGTCTTCCCGATAGCGCGTCCCGCGATGGCCGTGCTGGGCATGCTGACGTTCGTCATGGCGTGGAACGAGTTCTTCTGGCCGATCATCGCGCTGACCCAGGAGAACCCGACCGTCCAGGTCGCGCTGACCGGGCTCGGCCGGGGCTACATCCCCGACCAGTCCGTGATCATGGCGGGCGCGCTGCTCGGCACGCTGCCGCTGCTGATCGCCTTCGCGCTGTTCGGCAAGCAGATCGTGGGGGGCATCATGCAGGGAGCCGTCAAGGGCTGA
- a CDS encoding carbohydrate ABC transporter permease, with amino-acid sequence MRRAARRSRRYQRDARWSPYAFISPFFLFFAAFGLFPLLYTGWASLHKVSLHNPTQMEWAGLHNYSRLFEDEFFWKALQNTLTIGIISTVPQLLMALGLAHLLNYRLRGSMFFRVAMLTPYATSVAAATLVFAMLYGRDYGMINWALGSVGIDNIDWENGTWSSQIAISTIVIWRWTGYNTLIYLAAMQAVPNDLYESAALDGATRWQQFIHVTIPSLRPTILFTVVVSTIGATQLFGEPLLFGGTQTGGASHQYQTLGLYLYEQGWFNFHLGRASAIAWTMFLILVVIGLVNWLIARRLQKSH; translated from the coding sequence GTGCGCCGCGCGGCCCGCCGCAGCCGCCGCTATCAGCGGGACGCGCGCTGGAGCCCGTACGCGTTCATCTCGCCTTTCTTCCTCTTCTTCGCCGCTTTCGGACTCTTTCCGCTGCTCTATACCGGCTGGGCCTCGCTGCACAAGGTCTCGCTGCACAATCCGACCCAGATGGAATGGGCCGGGCTGCACAATTACTCCCGGCTGTTCGAGGACGAGTTCTTCTGGAAAGCGCTCCAGAACACGCTGACCATCGGGATCATCTCGACCGTTCCGCAGCTGCTGATGGCGCTCGGGCTGGCGCATCTGCTCAACTACCGGCTGCGCGGCTCGATGTTCTTCCGGGTCGCGATGCTCACCCCGTACGCGACCTCCGTGGCCGCCGCGACGCTCGTGTTCGCGATGCTCTACGGACGCGACTACGGGATGATCAACTGGGCGCTCGGCTCGGTCGGCATCGACAACATCGACTGGGAGAACGGCACCTGGTCCTCGCAGATCGCCATCTCCACCATCGTGATCTGGCGCTGGACGGGCTACAACACTTTGATCTATCTCGCGGCCATGCAGGCCGTGCCGAACGACCTGTACGAGTCGGCCGCGCTCGACGGCGCCACGCGCTGGCAGCAGTTCATCCACGTCACCATCCCGTCGCTGCGGCCGACGATCCTGTTCACCGTCGTCGTCTCGACCATCGGCGCGACCCAACTCTTCGGTGAGCCGCTGCTGTTCGGCGGCACCCAGACCGGCGGGGCCTCGCACCAGTACCAGACCCTGGGCCTCTACCTGTACGAGCAGGGCTGGTTCAACTTCCATCTCGGCCGGGCCTCCGCGATCGCCTGGACGATGTTCCTGATCCTGGTGGTGATCGGCCTGGTCAACTGGCTGATCGCCCGACGGCTCCAGAAGAGCCACTGA
- a CDS encoding extracellular solute-binding protein — MHSSRTRTSSFRLAAIGLAAALGAGLLAGCSSDSEPDSAGGDGEKVELSIGVFGVFGYKQAGLYDEYEKLHPNVTIKENSTERNEDYYPALLNHLSANSGLQDIQAVEVANINELAGIQADKFVDLGKESGVKKDSYLPWKWDQAKTEDGKVIGVGTDIGPMGVCYRKDLFKKAGLPTEREEVGKLWAGDWSKYVDAGETYMKKAPKGTHFMDGAAGVYNGSVSSYAEKNYDKSGELIYKKSPAVKTSWDLAMRAAEAGMTAKLKQFDTEWDQAYANGDFASVVCPPWMLGYIKEKAGKKGANQWDVAAAPKPANWGGSFLTVPEAGPHKEEAVKLAAWLTAPEQQAKLFEKQASFPSAQAAYELPAVKNAKHEYFGGAPIGQIFADAAKDIPTAILGPKDQVIGETLANVGILQVEQQGKSPDDGWKAAVKAIDNAIDE; from the coding sequence ATGCACAGCAGCAGAACCCGCACATCCTCGTTCCGCCTGGCCGCGATCGGTCTGGCCGCCGCACTCGGCGCCGGGCTGCTCGCGGGGTGTTCTTCAGACAGCGAACCGGACTCCGCGGGCGGTGACGGAGAGAAGGTCGAACTCTCCATCGGCGTCTTCGGGGTCTTCGGTTACAAGCAGGCCGGACTGTACGACGAGTACGAGAAGCTGCACCCCAACGTCACGATCAAGGAGAACTCCACCGAACGCAACGAGGACTATTACCCCGCGCTGCTGAACCACCTCTCCGCGAACAGCGGCCTCCAGGACATCCAGGCCGTCGAGGTCGCCAACATCAACGAACTGGCCGGCATCCAGGCCGACAAGTTCGTGGATCTCGGCAAGGAGTCCGGAGTCAAGAAGGACAGCTACCTGCCGTGGAAATGGGACCAGGCGAAGACCGAGGACGGCAAGGTCATCGGAGTGGGCACCGACATCGGTCCCATGGGCGTCTGCTACCGCAAGGACCTGTTCAAGAAGGCCGGTCTGCCGACCGAACGTGAGGAAGTCGGCAAACTGTGGGCCGGTGACTGGTCCAAGTACGTGGACGCGGGCGAGACGTACATGAAGAAGGCGCCGAAGGGCACGCACTTCATGGACGGCGCGGCCGGTGTCTACAACGGCTCCGTCTCCAGCTACGCCGAGAAGAACTACGACAAGAGCGGCGAGCTGATCTACAAGAAGAGCCCGGCCGTCAAGACCTCCTGGGACCTCGCCATGCGGGCCGCCGAGGCAGGCATGACCGCCAAGCTGAAGCAGTTCGACACCGAGTGGGACCAGGCGTACGCCAACGGGGACTTCGCCAGCGTCGTGTGTCCGCCCTGGATGCTCGGCTACATCAAGGAGAAGGCCGGCAAGAAGGGCGCCAACCAGTGGGACGTCGCCGCCGCGCCGAAGCCCGCGAACTGGGGCGGCTCGTTCCTCACGGTGCCCGAGGCGGGCCCGCACAAGGAGGAGGCGGTCAAGCTCGCGGCCTGGCTGACGGCCCCCGAGCAGCAGGCCAAGCTGTTCGAGAAGCAGGCCAGCTTCCCGAGCGCGCAGGCCGCGTACGAGCTGCCCGCGGTGAAGAACGCCAAGCACGAGTACTTCGGCGGCGCACCCATCGGGCAGATCTTCGCCGACGCGGCGAAGGACATCCCGACCGCGATCCTCGGGCCGAAGGACCAGGTCATCGGGGAGACGCTCGCCAACGTCGGCATTCTCCAGGTGGAGCAGCAGGGCAAGTCGCCCGACGACGGCTGGAAAGCGGCGGTGAAGGCCATCGACAACGCGATCGACGAGTGA
- a CDS encoding LacI family DNA-binding transcriptional regulator, translated as MRAVGGRRGGRPTLEQVAHRAGVGRGTVSRVINGSPRVSERTRSAVLRAVTELGYVPNRAARALAAGSTDAIALVVPEPETRLFAEPYFSGVLRGVSAELADTDMQLLLTLVRDQRERDRFAQFVSAHRVDGVLLVSVHHDDPLPDLLESIEMPAVLNGRRSRGESVPYVDSDNSGGAALAVAHLAGQGRRAIATITGPLDMYVAQCRLEGYRDALNAAGHAHSDALVAHGDFTERGGHRAMRELLERAPEVDAVFCASDLMAVGARIALREAGRTVPGDVALIGFDDSSIARQMDPPLTTVRQPIEEMGRTMARVLLDEIKERSADRPHVVLPTELVRRGSA; from the coding sequence ATGAGAGCGGTAGGCGGGCGCCGCGGCGGCAGGCCGACACTGGAGCAGGTGGCACACCGTGCGGGCGTGGGGCGCGGGACCGTCTCCCGCGTCATCAACGGCTCACCCCGCGTGAGCGAACGTACGCGCTCCGCGGTCCTGCGCGCCGTCACCGAACTGGGTTACGTGCCCAACCGCGCCGCCCGCGCCCTCGCCGCCGGCAGCACCGACGCCATCGCCCTCGTCGTCCCCGAGCCCGAGACCAGGCTGTTCGCGGAGCCGTACTTCTCCGGCGTCCTGCGCGGTGTCAGCGCCGAACTCGCCGACACCGACATGCAGTTGCTGCTGACCCTCGTACGGGACCAGCGGGAGCGCGACCGCTTCGCGCAGTTCGTGTCGGCGCACCGCGTCGACGGCGTGCTGCTGGTGTCCGTACACCACGACGACCCGCTGCCCGACCTGCTGGAAAGCATCGAGATGCCCGCGGTGCTGAACGGCCGCCGGTCCCGGGGCGAGTCCGTGCCGTACGTCGACTCCGACAACTCCGGCGGTGCCGCACTGGCCGTGGCCCACCTGGCCGGACAGGGTCGGCGGGCCATCGCGACGATCACCGGGCCGCTGGACATGTACGTGGCGCAGTGCCGCCTCGAGGGATACCGCGACGCGCTGAACGCGGCTGGGCACGCGCACTCCGACGCGCTGGTGGCGCACGGTGACTTCACCGAGCGCGGCGGCCACCGCGCGATGCGTGAACTGCTCGAACGCGCCCCCGAGGTGGACGCCGTCTTCTGCGCCTCCGACCTGATGGCCGTCGGCGCGCGGATCGCGCTGCGAGAGGCGGGCCGTACGGTGCCCGGCGACGTGGCGCTGATCGGCTTCGACGACTCCTCGATCGCACGTCAGATGGACCCGCCGCTCACCACCGTGCGGCAGCCGATCGAGGAGATGGGGCGGACGATGGCGCGGGTGCTCCTCGACGAGATCAAGGAGCGGTCCGCCGACCGGCCGCACGTGGTGCTCCCCACGGAGCTGGTACGCCGCGGCTCGGCCTGA
- a CDS encoding M23 family metallopeptidase, translating to MGGSWGLAGAGTAAATPGAFDDPVGNSEPYAVSGPWQVHSAHVYGSWPAGPPGSWSSPVVNFKVSAPYGVRGGWAAGHHTGIDLAVPVGTPVRSVGAGTVVFSGSSGSYGKVITVRMADGKYTLFAHLSKRHVGKGDRVKAGTVLGKSGNTGRSTGPHLHFEVRTKRSYGSDINPVAYLAERGVHIL from the coding sequence ATGGGCGGCAGCTGGGGACTGGCCGGGGCGGGCACGGCTGCCGCCACGCCCGGCGCGTTCGACGACCCCGTGGGCAACTCCGAACCGTACGCGGTCAGCGGCCCCTGGCAGGTGCACAGCGCACACGTCTACGGGAGCTGGCCGGCCGGTCCGCCCGGCTCCTGGTCCAGCCCGGTGGTCAACTTCAAGGTCTCCGCGCCCTACGGCGTGCGCGGGGGCTGGGCCGCCGGCCACCACACCGGCATCGACCTGGCCGTGCCGGTCGGCACCCCCGTGCGTTCGGTCGGCGCGGGCACCGTGGTCTTCTCGGGAAGCTCCGGTTCGTACGGGAAGGTCATAACGGTCCGCATGGCGGACGGCAAGTACACCCTGTTCGCGCACCTCTCGAAGCGCCACGTGGGCAAGGGCGACCGGGTGAAGGCCGGCACCGTGCTGGGCAAGTCGGGTAACACCGGGCGCAGTACGGGCCCGCACCTCCACTTCGAGGTCCGTACCAAGCGGAGTTACGGCTCCGACATCAACCCGGTGGCGTATCTGGCGGAACGCGGCGTCCACATCTTGTAG
- a CDS encoding excalibur calcium-binding domain-containing protein, translating into MSHHPGPQLPPPPPPRPWAPHGQMRRRGKFWLVIAAVWAFTFACTGALMAADDEDGSSGENSAGPSPTATVTATETPQAAKQRKPEPGPTVTETRRVEVKVTETVTEQPGPGTGGDTGGDTGGDSDVYYENCADARAQGAAPVHRGEPGYDSHLDRDGDGTGCDT; encoded by the coding sequence ATGAGCCACCACCCCGGACCGCAGCTGCCGCCTCCCCCGCCGCCCCGACCCTGGGCGCCGCACGGGCAGATGCGCAGGCGCGGGAAGTTCTGGCTGGTCATCGCCGCCGTATGGGCGTTCACCTTCGCCTGTACCGGCGCCCTGATGGCCGCGGACGACGAGGACGGGAGCAGTGGCGAGAACTCGGCGGGCCCCTCGCCGACCGCCACCGTGACGGCGACCGAGACGCCACAGGCGGCGAAGCAGCGGAAGCCGGAACCGGGCCCAACCGTCACCGAGACCAGGAGAGTTGAGGTGAAGGTCACCGAGACCGTCACGGAGCAGCCGGGCCCCGGCACCGGCGGGGACACCGGAGGAGACACGGGCGGCGACAGCGACGTGTACTACGAGAACTGCGCCGACGCCCGCGCCCAGGGAGCCGCCCCCGTCCACCGCGGCGAGCCGGGCTACGACAGCCACCTCGACCGCGACGGCGACGGCACCGGCTGCGACACCTGA
- the orn gene encoding oligoribonuclease, whose product MNDRMVWIDCEMTGLSLADDALVEVAALVTDSELNVLGDGVDIVIRPPSGALDSMPEVVRAMHTASGLLAELDQGTTLEDAEQQVLDYVRRHAKEAGRAPLCGNSVGTDRGFLARDMPALESYMHYRIVDVSSVKELARRWYPRAYYNSPEKKGNHRALADIRESIAELRYYREAVFVPQPGPDSDTAKKIAARHALPPDGA is encoded by the coding sequence ATGAACGATCGCATGGTGTGGATCGACTGCGAGATGACGGGGCTCTCGCTGGCCGACGACGCACTTGTCGAGGTGGCGGCTCTCGTCACCGACTCGGAGCTGAACGTACTGGGTGACGGCGTGGACATCGTGATCCGCCCGCCGTCCGGAGCGCTGGACTCCATGCCCGAGGTGGTGCGCGCGATGCACACCGCCTCCGGACTGCTCGCCGAGCTGGACCAGGGGACCACGCTCGAGGACGCCGAGCAGCAGGTCCTCGACTACGTACGCCGGCACGCCAAGGAGGCGGGCCGCGCGCCCCTCTGCGGGAACTCGGTCGGCACCGACCGCGGTTTCCTCGCCCGGGACATGCCGGCCCTGGAGTCGTACATGCACTACCGGATCGTGGACGTCTCCTCGGTGAAGGAGCTGGCCCGCCGCTGGTACCCGCGTGCGTACTACAACAGCCCGGAGAAGAAGGGCAATCACCGCGCCCTGGCGGACATCCGCGAGTCCATCGCCGAGCTCCGCTACTACCGCGAGGCGGTGTTCGTACCGCAGCCGGGCCCCGACTCCGACACCGCGAAGAAGATCGCGGCTCGGCACGCCCTGCCCCCGGACGGCGCCTGA
- a CDS encoding helix-turn-helix domain-containing protein translates to MSQDSTNGPAPTARKLAARRRREIVAVLLFSGGPIFESSIPLSVFGIDRQDAGVPRYRLLVCAGEEGPLRTTGGLELSAPYGLDALSRAGTVVVPAWRSITQPPPAAALDGLRRAHEEGARIIGLCTGSFVLAAAGLLDGRPATTHWMYAPTLAKRYPAVHVDPRELFVDDGDILTSAGTAAGIDLCLHVVRTDHGAEAAGALARRLVVPPRRSNGVDTGHPRHLDRSLPEEIGADPLAEVVAWALEHLHEQFDVETLAARAYMSRRTFDRRFRSLTGSAPLQWLITQRVLQAQRLLETSDYSVDEVAGRCGFRSPVALRGHFRRQLGASPAAYRAAYRARRPEGGDETRVPEARKEAAAAAAAAEREAEAGAGAAPGAPPPPGVPGGGPPQGAGGAGPGGPGGAGGSGAEGRAAEPGKPESDAWAPRLPRQRGRSWGVSP, encoded by the coding sequence ATGAGCCAGGACTCCACGAACGGTCCGGCGCCGACCGCCCGCAAGTTGGCCGCGCGCCGTCGGCGCGAGATCGTCGCCGTGCTGCTGTTCAGTGGCGGACCCATCTTCGAGAGCTCCATACCGCTCTCCGTATTCGGCATAGACCGGCAAGACGCGGGGGTCCCCCGTTACCGCCTGCTGGTCTGCGCCGGCGAGGAAGGCCCACTCCGCACGACCGGCGGGCTGGAGCTCTCCGCGCCGTACGGGCTGGACGCCCTGTCCCGGGCGGGCACCGTGGTGGTCCCCGCCTGGCGCTCCATCACCCAGCCGCCGCCGGCCGCCGCCCTGGACGGGCTGCGCCGGGCGCACGAGGAGGGGGCCCGGATCATCGGGCTCTGCACCGGCTCCTTCGTGCTCGCCGCTGCGGGGCTGCTGGACGGCCGGCCGGCGACGACCCACTGGATGTACGCACCGACGCTCGCCAAGCGGTATCCCGCCGTGCACGTCGACCCGCGGGAGCTGTTCGTCGACGACGGCGACATCCTCACCTCCGCCGGAACCGCGGCAGGCATAGACCTGTGCCTGCACGTCGTACGCACGGACCACGGCGCCGAGGCGGCCGGCGCGCTCGCCCGGCGCCTGGTGGTGCCGCCGCGCCGCAGCAACGGCGTGGACACCGGGCACCCGCGCCATCTGGACCGCTCCTTACCGGAGGAGATCGGCGCCGACCCGCTGGCCGAAGTGGTCGCCTGGGCGCTGGAGCACCTCCACGAGCAGTTCGACGTCGAGACGCTCGCGGCCCGCGCGTACATGAGCCGCCGCACGTTCGACCGGCGGTTCCGGTCGCTCACCGGGAGCGCTCCGCTGCAGTGGCTGATCACACAGCGGGTGCTGCAGGCGCAGCGGCTGCTGGAGACCTCCGACTACTCGGTGGACGAGGTCGCGGGGCGCTGCGGGTTCCGCTCGCCGGTCGCCCTGCGCGGGCACTTCCGGCGGCAGCTGGGTGCCTCGCCGGCGGCGTACCGCGCCGCGTACCGGGCGCGGCGGCCGGAAGGCGGCGACGAGACGCGGGTCCCGGAGGCGCGCAAGGAGGCCGCGGCAGCGGCCGCCGCCGCCGAGCGGGAGGCCGAGGCGGGCGCCGGCGCGGCGCCGGGCGCACCACCGCCGCCCGGCGTTCCGGGCGGCGGGCCGCCCCAGGGCGCCGGGGGTGCCGGGCCAGGGGGTCCGGGCGGTGCCGGCGGGTCGGGCGCGGAGGGGCGCGCGGCGGAGCCGGGCAAGCCGGAGTCGGACGCGTGGGCGCCGAGGCTGCCCCGGCAGCGCGGCCGCAGCTGGGGGGTGTCGCCGTAA
- a CDS encoding universal stress protein, producing MAGHEIPEPADRKQVADPTATPDVAESARHSCDPAFQHGVVVGFDGSLSSERALAYAIGMGRRTGSGLIIVHVANRLPTTVWAGCEPPVFVDVPDHRTEVLGLELACADHLSEVPWILVERGGDICHELEEVGQEYEADAIVVGSTHGLAGRLFGSVAGRLARRAQRPVVVVP from the coding sequence ATGGCTGGACACGAGATCCCCGAACCCGCGGACCGCAAACAGGTCGCCGATCCGACGGCCACGCCTGATGTGGCGGAAAGCGCGCGCCATTCCTGTGACCCGGCGTTCCAGCACGGTGTCGTGGTGGGCTTCGACGGCTCCCTTTCCAGTGAACGGGCCCTGGCATACGCGATCGGCATGGGGCGGCGCACAGGCTCCGGCCTGATCATCGTCCACGTCGCGAACCGGCTGCCCACCACCGTGTGGGCCGGGTGCGAGCCGCCTGTCTTCGTGGACGTGCCGGACCACCGCACCGAGGTGCTGGGGCTGGAGCTTGCTTGCGCGGACCATCTCTCCGAGGTGCCGTGGATCCTGGTCGAGCGGGGCGGGGACATCTGCCACGAGCTGGAAGAGGTCGGGCAGGAGTACGAGGCGGACGCCATCGTCGTCGGCTCGACGCACGGCCTGGCCGGGCGGCTGTTCGGCTCGGTCGCCGGGCGGCTGGCGCGCCGCGCGCAGCGCCCGGTCGTCGTGGTGCCCTGA
- the glmS gene encoding glutamine--fructose-6-phosphate transaminase (isomerizing) has translation MCGIVGYIGKRDVAPLLLEGLQRLEYRGYDSAGIAIQSRSSGLKTAKAQGRVRELESRIPKRFAGTTGIAHTRWATHGAPNDANAHPHLDGEGKVAVVHNGIIDNAAELRAKLAADGVTLASDTDTEVLAHLVARAGADGADTLEAAVREALRHIEGTYGIAVLHADFPDRIVVARNGSPVVLGIGEHEMFVASDVAALVSHTRQVVTLDDGEMATIKADDYRTYTTEGSRTSTSPETVEWAAESYDMGGHDTYMHKEIAEQADAVDRVLRGRIDDRFATVHLGGLNLDAREARGVRRVKILGCGSAYHAGMIGAQLIEELARIPADAEPASEFRYRNPVVDPDTLYIAVSQSGETYDTLAAVQELKRKGARVLGVVNVVGSAIARETDGGVYVHAGPEVCVVSTKCFTNTAVAFALLALHLGRIRDLSVADGKRIIAGLRALPGQIAEIVADEPRIEKLAAEYAQAASMMFVGRVRGYPVAREASLKLKEVSYIHAEAYPASELKHGPLALIEPAVPTVAVLPDDDLLDKNRATLEEIKARNGTILSLAHGEQEKADHTLVVPRNEPELDPILMGIPLQLFAYHTALALGRDIDKPRNLAKSVTVE, from the coding sequence ATGTGCGGGATCGTTGGATATATCGGGAAACGCGACGTCGCCCCCCTGCTCCTGGAGGGCCTGCAGCGCCTCGAGTACCGGGGCTACGACAGCGCGGGCATCGCCATCCAGAGCAGGAGTTCCGGGCTGAAGACCGCCAAGGCGCAGGGCCGCGTACGCGAGCTCGAGTCCCGTATCCCCAAGCGCTTCGCCGGCACCACCGGCATCGCGCACACCCGCTGGGCCACCCACGGCGCGCCCAACGACGCCAACGCGCACCCGCACCTCGACGGCGAGGGCAAGGTCGCCGTCGTCCACAACGGCATCATCGACAACGCCGCCGAGCTGCGCGCCAAGCTCGCCGCCGACGGCGTCACCCTCGCCTCCGACACCGACACCGAGGTGCTCGCCCATCTCGTCGCGCGCGCCGGCGCGGACGGGGCGGACACGCTGGAGGCGGCCGTACGGGAGGCGCTGCGGCACATCGAGGGCACGTACGGCATCGCCGTGCTGCACGCGGACTTCCCGGACCGCATCGTCGTCGCCCGCAACGGCTCCCCGGTCGTCCTCGGCATCGGCGAGCACGAGATGTTCGTCGCCTCCGACGTGGCGGCGCTCGTCTCGCACACCCGCCAGGTGGTCACCCTGGACGACGGCGAGATGGCGACGATCAAGGCCGACGACTACCGCACGTACACCACCGAGGGTTCGCGCACCTCCACCTCGCCGGAGACGGTCGAGTGGGCCGCGGAGTCGTACGACATGGGCGGCCACGACACGTACATGCACAAGGAGATCGCCGAGCAGGCCGACGCGGTGGACCGGGTGCTGCGCGGCCGTATCGACGACCGGTTCGCGACCGTCCACCTCGGCGGGCTCAATCTCGACGCCCGCGAGGCGCGCGGCGTGCGCCGCGTGAAGATCCTCGGCTGCGGCTCCGCGTACCACGCGGGCATGATCGGCGCGCAGTTGATCGAGGAGCTGGCGCGTATCCCGGCCGATGCGGAGCCCGCCAGCGAGTTCCGCTACCGCAATCCGGTCGTCGACCCCGACACGCTCTACATCGCGGTCAGCCAGTCCGGCGAGACGTACGACACCCTCGCCGCCGTGCAGGAGCTGAAGCGGAAGGGCGCCCGCGTACTCGGGGTGGTGAACGTCGTCGGCTCCGCGATCGCGCGCGAGACGGACGGCGGCGTGTACGTGCACGCCGGGCCGGAGGTCTGCGTCGTCTCCACCAAGTGCTTCACCAACACCGCCGTCGCGTTCGCGCTGCTGGCCCTGCATCTGGGGCGCATCCGCGACCTGTCGGTGGCCGACGGCAAGCGGATCATCGCGGGGCTGCGGGCGCTGCCGGGGCAGATCGCCGAGATCGTGGCGGACGAGCCGCGGATCGAGAAGCTGGCCGCGGAGTACGCGCAGGCAGCCAGCATGATGTTCGTCGGCAGGGTGCGCGGCTACCCCGTGGCGCGCGAGGCGTCGCTGAAGCTCAAGGAGGTGTCGTACATCCACGCCGAGGCGTACCCGGCCTCCGAGCTGAAGCACGGCCCACTGGCGCTCATCGAGCCCGCGGTGCCGACCGTCGCGGTGCTCCCGGACGACGACCTGCTGGACAAGAACCGCGCGACGCTGGAGGAGATCAAGGCCCGCAACGGCACGATCCTGTCCCTCGCGCACGGGGAGCAGGAGAAGGCCGACCACACGCTGGTGGTGCCGCGGAACGAGCCCGAGCTGGACCCGATCCTGATGGGCATCCCGCTGCAACTCTTCGCCTACCACACGGCGTTGGCACTGGGCCGCGACATCGACAAGCCGCGCAATCTGGCCAAGTCCGTGACGGTGGAGTGA